One region of Culex pipiens pallens isolate TS chromosome 2, TS_CPP_V2, whole genome shotgun sequence genomic DNA includes:
- the LOC120416091 gene encoding ubiquitin-fold modifier-conjugating enzyme 1: MVDEGTRKTLSSIPLLQTKAGPREKDLWVQRLKEEYQALIKYVQNNKSSDSDWFRLESNKEGTKWFGTCWYVHNLLKYEFDVEFDIPVTYPATAPEIALPGLDGKTAKMYRGGKICLTDHFKPLWARNVPKFGIAHAMALGLAPWLAVEIPDLIEKGVVTYKEKGETSG; encoded by the exons ATGGTAGATGAAGGCACCCGCAAAACACTTAGCAGCATTCCACTACTGCAGACCAAGGCTGGCCCCCGGGAAAAGGACCTTTGGGTGCAGCGATTGAAGGAGGAATACCAAGCTCTGATCAAG TACGTCCAAAACAACAAGTCGTCGGATTCGGATTGGTTCCGCCTGGAATCGAACAAGGAGGGAACAAAATGGTTCGGAACATGCTGGTATGTCCACAACTTGCTCAAGTACGAGTTTGATGTGGAGTTTGAC ATTCCCGTGACGTACCCGGCGACGGCCCCGGAAATTGCGCTCCCTGGTCTGGACGGTAAAACCGCCAAGATGTACCGCGGCGGTAAGATTTGCCTAACGGATCACTTTAAGCCGCTGTGGGCGCGAAACGTGCCCAAGTTTGGGATAGCGCACGCGATGGCCCTCGGGCTGGCACCGTGGCTGGCGGTCGAGATTCCGGACTTGATAGAGAAAGGAGTCGTCACGTACAAGGAAAAGGGCGAAACATCTGGCTGA
- the LOC120416089 gene encoding uncharacterized protein LOC120416089 — protein MSSVRKNILVVDFSVLPERPKLEVVQRFVEKGLGITSSDLKSIQLHNIRHCVLIEMADPAAATKIASDNHCKYAFKANPTIKIPFYVDDNTVDVRIHDLPLDLPNAQIAEAMREYGDVLTIRDEVWRNFFAGVPNGVRVLKMKLSKPVPSYINVCELSTLATHTHQVVTCRRCGEKRHVSKSCSAAAKHQQKPKKSTPLAPIVLPPVQPTVVESQVVALLTENNGNDGFTTVGKKGKAKRQLSGEEVNQSVEKRSCLDDDTNTAPTPNFENEQCNDPGQRDQHILPQTTPKRRLGKPAV, from the coding sequence ATGAGTTCTGTCCGCAAAAACATTCTCGTCGTGGACTTCAGCGTTCTCCCGGAACGCCCAAAGCTGGAGGTCGTGCAGCGGTTTGTCGAGAAAGGTCTGGGAATAACTTCCTCCGACCTGAAAAGCATCCAGCTGCACAACATCCGCCATTGCGTGCTCATCGAGATGGCGGACCCAGCAGCCGCCACCAAAATAGCATCGGACAACCACTGCAAGTACGCCTTTAAAGCCAACCCGACCATCAAGATTCCGTTCTACGTCGACGACAACACCGTCGACGTTCGGATCCACGATCTACCGCTAGACCTACCAAACGCCCAAATTGCCGAAGCCATGCGTGAGTACGGTGATGTACTCACAATCAGGGACGAGGTTTGGCGGAACTTTTTCGCCGGCGTGCCGAATGGTGTGCGTGTGCTGAAGATGAAGCTGTCCAAGCCCGTGCCATCCTACATCAATGTGTGCGAACTTAGCACATTAGCAACGCACACACATCAAGTTGTCACGTGTCGCCGCTGTGGCGAAAAACGCCACGTTTCGAAGAGCTGCTCAGCAGCAGCAAAGCaccaacaaaaaccgaaaaaatctACTCCCCTTGCGCCGATTGTTTTGCCTCCAGTCCAACCAACAGTTGTTGAATCCCAAGTCGTTGCTCTTCTCACTGAGAACAATGGCAATGACGGATTTACTACTGTTGGGAAGAAAGGCAAAGCAAAAAGGCAATTATCGGGTGAAGAAGTCAACCAATCAGTGGAAAAAAGAAGCTGCTTGGATGACGACACCAACACCGCACCGACACCGAATTTCGAGAACGAACAATGCAATGACCCTGGACAACGAGATCAACACATTCTTCCACAAACAACGCCGAAAAGAAGACTGGGGAAGCCAGCCGTTTGA